In one Parambassis ranga chromosome 6, fParRan2.1, whole genome shotgun sequence genomic region, the following are encoded:
- the rfng gene encoding beta-1,3-N-acetylglucosaminyltransferase radical fringe, giving the protein MHIASVGVSKFCFLFSLAFCGLLLLLIPALQPRMRQVELPPPRPRGKPAEGSPPRHAGDAGSAIELKRSSAGQGRPVKTGLSRNDNHRPDRETDSRRPPEKGAGLGGPSGSRDKLELKDIFIAVKTTRKYHRSRLELLIQTWVSQAKEQTCIFTDGEDRELRVRTGANIINTNCSAAHTRQALCCKMSVEYDKFIESQKKWFCHVDDDNYVILPSLLRLLSSYHHSQDVYLGRPSLDHPIEAAERVKSDGSVSVKFWFATGGAGFCISRGLALKMSPWASLGNFISTAEKIRLPDDCTIGYIIEALLEVSLTHTYRFHSHLENLQKLPTDTVLEQVTLSYGGFENRRNVVAVVGGFSLAEDPTRFRTVHCLLYPDTEWCPRPKPQHRT; this is encoded by the exons ATGCACATAGCTTCAGTGGGTGTCAGCAAGTTCTGCTTCCTGTTCTCCCTCGCTTTCTgcggcctcctcctcctgctcatccCGGCCCTCCAGCCCCGGATGCGCCAGGTGGAGCTGCCTCCGCCCCGACCCAGAGGCAAACCTGCTGAGGGAAGCCCGCCGCGCCATGCTGGGGACGCAGGCTCAGCCATAGAGCTCAAAAGGAGCTCAGCAGGACAGGGGAGGCCTGTCAAGACTGGACTGAGCAGGAATGATAACCACAGACCCGACAGGGAGACCGACTCCAGGAGACCTCCTGAAAAAGGTGCTGGACTTGGAGGACCTTCAGGATCCCGTGACAAGTTGGAGCTGAAGGACATTTTTATTGCAGTGAAGACCACCAGAAAATACCACAGGTCCAGGCTGGAGCTGCTGATTCAGACCTGGGTGTCCCAGGCTAAAGAACAG ACTTGCATATTCACTGATGGTGAAGACAGAGAGCTGCGTGTGAGGACGG GGGCCAACATCATCAACACTAACTGCTCGGCGGCTCACACCCGCCAGGCTCTGTGCTGCAAGATGTCTGTGGAGTACGACAAATTCATCGAGTCTCAGAAGAA gtggttctgccACGTGGATGATGACAACTACGTGATCCTGCCCAGCCTGCTGCGCCTTCTCTCCTCCTACCACCACAGCCAGGACGTCTACCTGGGCCGGCCCAGCCTGGATCACCCGATAGAGGCTGCAGAGAGGGTGAAGAGCGACGGCTCG GTTTCTGTTAAGTTCTGGTTCGCCACAGGGGGAGCGGGTTTCTGCATCAGCCGAGGTCTGGCCCTGAAAATGAGCCCGTGGGCGAG TTTGGGGAATTTCATCAGCACCGCGGAGAAGATCCGTCTCCCCGACGACTGCACCATCGGCTACATCATCGAGGCGCTGCTGGAGGTCTCTTTGACGCACACGTACCGGTTCCACTCCCACCTGGAGAACCTGCAGAAGCTGCCCACAGACACAGTGCTGGAGCAGGTGACCCTCAGCTACGGAGGCTTTGAGAACAGAAGAAACGTTGTCGCTGTTGTTGGAGGCTTTTCGCTGGCTGAGGACCCCACAAG gTTTAGGACGGTCCACTGCCTTCTGTATCCAGATACTGAGTGGTGCCCGAGGCCCAAACCTCAGCACAGGACCTGa
- the dcxr gene encoding L-xylulose reductase, producing MEISFAGKRALVTGAGKGIGRATALALARCGAKVTAVTRTQADLDTLVHECASIAPVCVDLADWGATEAALQDVGPIDLLVNNAACANLQPFLEVTPDKFDQAFSVNVKAALHVSQIVARGMKARGSGGSIVNVSSQASQCALRDHAVYCATKGALDMLTKVMALELGPYQIRVNCVNPTVVMTEMGRLGWSDPEKARTMTSRIPLGHFAEVEDVVNSILFLLSDKSQMTSGVTLPVDGGFLAC from the exons ATGGAGATCTCATTTGCGGGTAAACGAGCGCTGGTGACCGGAGCAGGGAAag GGATCGGCAGGGCCACGGCTCTGGCTCTGGCACGCTGTGGTGCGAAGGTCACGGCGGTCACGCGCACGCAGGCCGACCTGGACACCCTGGTGCacgag TGCGCCTCCATCGCCCCGGTGTGTGTGGACCTGGCAGACTGGGGGGCCACAGAAGCTGCCCTGCAGGACGTCGGGCCCATCGACCTGCTGGTGAACAACGCCGCCTGTGCGAACCTGCAGCCGTTTCTGGAGGTCACGCCTGATAAGTTCGACCA GGCGTTCAGTGTGAACGTGAAAGCGGCGCTGCACGTGTCCCAG ATCGTGGCTCGTGGGATGAAGGCCCGAGGATCTGGAGGCTCCATTGTCAACGTGTCCAGCCAGGCCTCGCAGTGCGCCCTCAGAGACCACGCGGTCTACT GTGCTACAAAAGGGGCCCTGGACATGCTGACTAAGGTGATGGCTCTGGAGCTGGGCCCCTACCAG ATCCGCGTGAACTGTGTGAACCCCACGGTGGTGATGACGGAGATGGGCCGCCTGGGCTGGAGCGACCCTGAAAAAGCCAGGACCATGACGTCCCGCATCCCCCTAGGCCACTTCGCAG AGGTGGAGGACGTGGTGAACAGTATTTTATTCCTGCTAAGTGATAAGAGCCAGATGACCAGCGGGGTCACCCTGCCGGTGGACGGAGGCTTCCTGGCCTGCTGA